From Anopheles funestus chromosome 3RL, idAnoFuneDA-416_04, whole genome shotgun sequence, a single genomic window includes:
- the LOC125770288 gene encoding death-associated protein 1 — MADEDKGLVAGHPPAVKAGGMRIVQHKTPNSERPAKDPVEVIGLSNPSPNVNTGEVAQSATNAKHTDHSVEASQVAHAQKPPAPVHTKPVNHIQQPRK, encoded by the exons ATGGCTGATGAAGACAAAGGATTGGTTGCTGGACATCCCCCAGCAG TGAAGGCAGGTGGAATGCGTATCGTGCAGCATAAGACCCCGAACAGCGAAAGACCAGCCAAGGATCCGGTCGAGGTCATCGGGCTTTCG AATCCATCACCAAATGTAAACACCGGTGAGGTGGCTCAGTCGGCAACAAATGCGAAACATACTGACCATTCCGTCGAGGCATCGCAAGTGGCCCACGCTCAAAAACCTCCGGCACCTGTGCACACCAAGCCCGTGAACCACATCCAGCAGCCTCGAAAGTGA
- the LOC125770248 gene encoding probable enoyl-CoA hydratase, mitochondrial, which translates to MANIGRMLASRVASQMVRNVATNQQQQQANLLRFYSSAPKSYEFIKAELAGEKKNVALITLNRPKALNALCNGLMAEVNDALDRYEADDSIGAIVITGSEKAFAAGADIKEMQPNTYAKCINTDFLANWTRVAKAQKPIIAAVNGYALGGGCEFAMMCDIIYAGDKARFGQPEIALGTIPGAGGTQRTTRAMGKSKAMEMCLTGNMITAEEAERSGLVSKVFPADKLVEEAVKLGEKISTFSPLIVRLCKEAVNSSYEMTLNEGLRFERRHFHATFSTKDRLEGMTAFVEKRAPKFSNE; encoded by the exons atggcaaacattggaCGTATGCTTGCTTCTCGCGTAGCTAGTCAGATGGTGCGCAATGTGGCCaccaaccagcagcagcaacaggccAACCTTCTTCGATTCTACAGCAGTG ctccCAAGTCGTACGAGTTTATCAAAGCCGAGCTGGCAggtgagaagaaaaatgttgcCCTGATTACATTGAACCGCCCAAAGGCGCTGAATGCTCTGTGCAATGGATTGATGGCGGAAGTCAACGATGCACTGGATCGTTACGAAGCGGACGATTCGATCGGTGCGATCGTCATCACTGGTAGCGAGAAGGCATTTGCCGCCGGTGCCGATATCAAGGAGATGCAGCCTAACACGTACGCAAAGTGTATTAACACCGACTTTCTGGCCAATTGGACGCGTGTGGCTAAGGCACAGAAGCCCATCATTGCTGCCGTGAACGGGTACGCACTCGGCGGTGGTTGTGAGTTCGCTATGATGTGCGATATCATCTACGCGGGCGATAAGGCTCGCTTCGGTCAGCCAGAAATCGCTCTCGGTACGATTCCTGGTGCCGGCGGTACTCAGCGCACCACCCGTGCCATGGGCAAATCGAAGGCGATGGAGATGTGTCTTACCGGAAACATGATTACGGCAGAGGAAGCCGAACGTTCCGGACTGGTCAGCAAGGTGTTCCCTGCTGATAAGCTGGTGGAGGAGGCCGTGAAATTGGGCGAGAAAATTTCCACATTCTCCCCGTTGATCGTGCGTCTGTGCAAGGAAGCGGTCAACTCGTCATACGAAATGACGTTGAACGAGGGATTGCGCTTCGAGCGTCGCCACTTCCATGCTACGTTCTCGACGAAGGACCGTCTGGAGGGTATGACCGCATTCGTCGAGAAGCGCGCACCGAAGTTTTCCAACGAATAA
- the LOC125770224 gene encoding enoyl-[acyl-carrier-protein] reductase, mitochondrial, with amino-acid sequence MAHIMRQLGFATAGSNASLITRHMSVMAKVLRYGEFGEPAKVLQLQEETVPDPKQGEVLIKTLGAPINPADINTIQGKYPVKPAFPAVGGNECVGEIVAIGGEGSTSNSLKVGDRVVPFATGLGTWRSHAIYSANQLMKVPANIGVAEAATITVNPCTGYRMLKDFVTLKPGDTVIQNGANSACGQAIIQLCRAWNVECVGIVRDRPEFGQLKDYLKGLGAAEILTEEELRTTKLFKDGIFRKPKLALNCVGGKNALELSRQLDQAGVMVTYGGMSREPVTVPTASLIFKDLRFVGFWMTRWTKENAGSPQRSEMFNELFGLIDRGALKAPAHEMISFENYTTAVTNALNIQGFVGKKYIFQF; translated from the exons ATGGCACACATTATGAGGCAGCTGGGTTTCGCTACGGCAGGATCAAATGCGTCGCTTATTACACGCCACATGAGTGTAATGGCAAAGGTGTTACGCTACGGTGAGTTTGGTGAACCGGCTAAAGTGCTACAACTGCAGGAGGAAACAGTTCCGGATCCGAAACAAGGTGAGGTACTGATAAAGACACTCGGTGCACCGATCAACCCAGCCGATATAAACACTATTCAAG GAAAGTACCCAGTCAAACCGGCATTTCCCGCCGTCGGTGGAAACGAATGCGTTGGAGAAATTGTGGCCATTGGAGGAGAGGGCAGTACCAGCAACAGTCTTAAAGTGGGTGATCGCGTTGTTCCATTTGCTACCGGTCTCGGTACGTGGCGTTCCCATGCAATCTACAGCGCAAATCAACTGATGAAAGTTCCGGCAAATATCGGCGTGGCGGAAGCAGCAACAATCACCGTGAATCCATGTACCGGTTACCGGATGTTGAAAGATTTTGTCACATTGAAACCGGGTGATACCGTAATACAGAACGGGGCTAACTCTGCCTGCGGCCAGGCCATTATTCAGTTGTGCCGGGCTTGGAATGTGGAATGTGTGGGCATCGTACGTGACCGGCCCGAGTTTGGACAGCTGAAAGATTACCTGAAAGGGCTTGGGGCAGCAGAGATACTTACCGAGGAAGAGCTGCGCACGACGAAACTATTCAAGGATGGCATCTTTCGAAAGCCAAAGTTGGCACTGAACTGCGTCGGTGGAAAGAACGCACTGGAGCTGTCCCGACAGCTGGATCAGGCCGGTGTAATGGTCACGTACGGCGGTATGTCGCGGGAACCGGTCACCGTACCTACGGCATCACTTATTTTTAAGGATCTTCGGTTCGTCGGCTTCTGGATGACACGTTGGACGAAGGAAAATGCTGGCAGTCCCCAGCGAAGCGAAATGTTCAACGAACTGTTTGGTCTAATTGATCGTGGAGCCCTGAAGGCACCTGCCCATGAGATGATCTCGTTCGAAAACTACACTACGGCGGTTACGAATGCACTCAATATTCAGGGCTTTGTTGGTaaaaagtacatttttcaGTTTTAA